A stretch of DNA from Deltaproteobacteria bacterium:
TAGCCTTGCTAAATTCTTCTGAAGAGCTAATAGGCTTTCCTCCAACCTCTAAAACGATATCTCCCCTCCTAAGTCCCGCCTTTTCTGCAGCGCTTTCTGGCACCACCTGAGACACAATAACTCCATTAGTATCTTCTAGGTTTAAGCCCTTCGCTAAGTCCGGCGTGATATCCTGAACGCTTAGGCCTAACTTGCTTTCTTGCCCCTGAGCTAATTCGTCGAGCTCATCTTGTTCAACGAGTTCGCGTATTTTTACGGATATTATTTTTGGCTTCTTATCCCGAATAACCTCAACCGACACCGTCTTGTTGATTTGAGTGTCAGCAACCATTAGCGGAAGGTCGTCGTTTTCAGTCACTATCCTTCCGTCATACTTCGTAATGACATCTCCACGCTTAATTCCAGCTTCCATCGCCGGACTCTTGTCAACGACATCAGCCACTAAAGCACCTTCAGCCGTGCTTAAACCCATAGCCTCCGCTACATCCGAAGAAACTGGCTGTATTAACACCCCTAACCACCCACGCATTACCTTGCCGCTCGAATGCAGTTGAGTCATAATCCCCTTAACCATATTAATGGGAATGGCAAAGCCAATGCCTACATTAAAACCCGATGACCCTAAAACGCTTGGGGAATAAATAGCAGTATTTACACCTACTACCTCGCCATTAGCGTTAAATAACGGCCCACCGGAATTTCCAGGATTAATCGAAGCGTCTGTCTGAATAAAATCGTCATATGGCCCGCCTACTTTTCGCGAAGTAGCAGACACTATGCCTACAGTCACCGTATGACCTAAGCGAAATGGATTGCCTATAGCAATGACCCAATCCCCTGGCTGCAAGGAGTCCGAATTGCCGAGCACCACAGATTGTAATTTTTTGGGTGCCTCCACTTTTACTAATGCCAGATCCGTTTTTGGATCCTTGCCAATGAGCTTGGCATCGTACTCAGTCTTGTCATCGCGAAAGCGAACGACGATCTTAGAAGCTTTATCGACAACATGATTATTCGTTACGATATACCCATCTGGGTGAATGACAAAACCACTACCCAAACTAGAAAAACTTCGAGGTTGCTGTGGAGGCATTGGGAATTGGAAAAAAAACTCAAACGGCGAGTCGGGCGGCTGATTGGGCAAACCAAATCCAGGCTGACCGCCGCGAAGTGAATTTGGGGCAGTTTCTTTTCCTTCGGTCGAAATGTTTACCACCGCTGGACTTAACTTATCTATAATCGGCGCAAAGCTCGGCAACTGCAAGTTAATTAGAGGCTCCTGAGAGGTGCTATCTACCCACAACTTGCCATTATCAGCCCAAGAATAATTAAGCGGCAGCAATAACGCGCCAAGAAGCAAAATCACTCGTGACACAAGCCACCGCCTAGCCATTGAAAAACTATCCAACCTTCGCATCATTATTCGTTGCCCTAACTCTATCGACATAAGCTATTCTCAAACTGGCGAGTATCTCGCCTACCATTTTTTCTTCTTCCACAGTGAGGTTGTTTTTTGTCTTTTCAGCAAGCATGGAAATAATGTCAATCGTATGCCTTGCTACCTCGGGATTAAAGGACTTTACCCTTGTTTCCGGATTGGGAAGCTCTCCCAACATCACCATTGCCTGCGTTGCCAAACTTACCACAAACGAGGAAAAATCCACTGCTGGCATCTCCCCGCGCACCTCGCTCCTTTCTGTCGGCCGTCTGCTTTCAGCTCTCAGATTAGCCGCCTCACTCGCG
This window harbors:
- a CDS encoding DegQ family serine endoprotease translates to MMRRLDSFSMARRWLVSRVILLLGALLLPLNYSWADNGKLWVDSTSQEPLINLQLPSFAPIIDKLSPAVVNISTEGKETAPNSLRGGQPGFGLPNQPPDSPFEFFFQFPMPPQQPRSFSSLGSGFVIHPDGYIVTNNHVVDKASKIVVRFRDDKTEYDAKLIGKDPKTDLALVKVEAPKKLQSVVLGNSDSLQPGDWVIAIGNPFRLGHTVTVGIVSATSRKVGGPYDDFIQTDASINPGNSGGPLFNANGEVVGVNTAIYSPSVLGSSGFNVGIGFAIPINMVKGIMTQLHSSGKVMRGWLGVLIQPVSSDVAEAMGLSTAEGALVADVVDKSPAMEAGIKRGDVITKYDGRIVTENDDLPLMVADTQINKTVSVEVIRDKKPKIISVKIRELVEQDELDELAQGQESKLGLSVQDITPDLAKGLNLEDTNGVIVSQVVPESAAEKAGLRRGDIVLEVGGKPISSSEEFSKATKDVVSGKPMLLLVKRGDNTIFLTIKVE
- a CDS encoding DUF1844 domain-containing protein, whose amino-acid sequence is MPAVDFSSFVVSLATQAMVMLGELPNPETRVKSFNPEVARHTIDIISMLAEKTKNNLTVEEEKMVGEILASLRIAYVDRVRATNNDAKVG